In one Gemmatimonadaceae bacterium genomic region, the following are encoded:
- a CDS encoding FAD-binding protein, whose amino-acid sequence MASTLAGIVGERRVLERRSALTAYASDGLPGYHQVPSLAVFPGTRDELVAVVRALAGAGLPFVPRGAGTGLSGGALADGTVLLGLNRLTRILDIDPVNRIATVEPGVVNSALQKAAAVHGLHYAPDPSSQSACTIGGNVAENAGGPHCLKYGVTLNHTVACTVLLPDGEIVTLGSRHGETAGYDLLGAFVGSEGCFGVALDCTVRLLPDPPRVRTLLADFSQLHDAALATSAIIASGILPAALEMMDGAAVRLVEASVYAAGYPTDCDAVLLVDLDGVADGLEDDVAAVDAICRAHGARHVRIATDGAERTLLWQGRKKAFGAMGRAAPHLVLQDAVVPRTRLPDMLQQIAGIGARHGVAVWNIFHAGDGNLHPSVSYDAGNPGEAARVHACMTEIMQACIAAGGTITGEHGVGLDKIDYMPALFDGDTLAAMCRLRDVFDPAHLSNRGKVVPVHTCREWHQAPAGRAT is encoded by the coding sequence ATCGCCTCGACCCTCGCCGGCATCGTCGGCGAACGGCGCGTCCTGGAGCGCCGGAGCGCGCTGACGGCCTACGCCAGCGATGGCTTGCCCGGCTACCACCAGGTGCCATCGCTGGCCGTCTTTCCGGGCACCCGTGACGAGTTGGTGGCCGTGGTGCGCGCCCTCGCCGGTGCCGGCCTGCCCTTCGTGCCCCGCGGCGCCGGCACCGGGCTCAGTGGCGGCGCGCTGGCCGACGGTACCGTGCTCCTCGGCCTCAACCGCCTCACCCGCATCCTCGACATCGATCCCGTGAACCGGATCGCGACCGTCGAGCCCGGAGTGGTGAACAGTGCGCTGCAGAAGGCGGCGGCCGTGCACGGGCTGCACTATGCCCCCGACCCGTCCAGCCAGTCGGCCTGCACCATCGGCGGCAACGTGGCCGAGAACGCCGGCGGGCCACACTGCCTGAAGTACGGGGTGACGCTGAACCACACCGTGGCCTGCACCGTGCTCCTGCCCGACGGTGAGATCGTGACCCTCGGCAGCCGGCATGGCGAGACGGCGGGGTACGACCTGCTGGGGGCATTCGTGGGATCGGAAGGGTGCTTCGGCGTGGCGCTGGACTGCACCGTGCGCCTGCTCCCCGATCCCCCGCGCGTGCGCACGCTGCTGGCGGACTTCTCGCAGCTGCACGACGCCGCCCTCGCCACCAGTGCCATCATCGCCAGCGGGATCCTCCCCGCCGCGCTCGAGATGATGGACGGTGCCGCCGTGCGGCTCGTCGAGGCGTCGGTGTACGCGGCGGGGTACCCGACGGATTGTGATGCGGTGCTGCTGGTGGACCTGGACGGCGTGGCGGACGGGCTCGAGGATGACGTGGCCGCGGTGGACGCGATCTGCCGCGCGCACGGGGCACGGCACGTGCGCATCGCCACCGACGGTGCCGAGCGCACCCTGCTCTGGCAGGGCCGGAAGAAGGCGTTCGGTGCCATGGGCCGCGCCGCGCCGCACCTCGTGCTGCAGGATGCGGTGGTGCCGCGCACGCGCCTCCCCGACATGCTCCAGCAGATTGCGGGCATCGGCGCGCGCCACGGTGTGGCGGTGTGGAACATCTTCCATGCGGGCGACGGCAACCTGCACCCGAGCGTGAGCTACGACGCCGGGAACCCCGGCGAGGCGGCGCGCGTGCATGCGTGCATGACCGAGATCATGCAGGCCTGCATCGCGGCCGGTGGCACCATCACCGGCGAGCACGGCGTGGGCCTCGACAAGATCGACTACATGCCGGCGCTCTTCGATGGCGACACGCTGGCAGCGATGTGCCGGCTGCGCGATGTGTTCGACCCCGCGCACCTCTCGAACCGCGGCAAGGTGGTGCCGGTGCACACCTGCCGCGAATGGCACCAGGCGCCGGCGGGGCGGGCAACGTGA
- a CDS encoding response regulator encodes MIPTKATSSEFATSLAATQARATGRSLLIVDDEVTIRNALRRFFVRRGWAVVDAADGEQARALLLDGAHVGAGFDAIITDMRMPHLTGIALHQCVHERCPAVAQRFIFSSGDTGDDASTGYIRGSDCAVLQKPFDLARLLALVDAMPPVAGQPN; translated from the coding sequence ATGATCCCCACGAAGGCGACGTCGTCGGAGTTCGCGACCTCGCTCGCTGCCACGCAGGCCCGCGCGACCGGACGGTCGCTGCTCATCGTCGATGATGAAGTGACCATCCGCAACGCGCTGCGCCGGTTCTTCGTGCGCCGCGGCTGGGCGGTGGTCGACGCCGCCGACGGCGAACAGGCCCGCGCGCTGCTGCTCGACGGCGCACACGTCGGCGCGGGTTTCGACGCGATCATCACCGACATGCGCATGCCGCACCTCACGGGCATCGCACTGCACCAGTGCGTCCACGAGCGCTGTCCCGCGGTTGCTCAGCGCTTCATCTTCTCGTCCGGCGACACCGGCGACGATGCATCGACCGGCTACATCCGGGGCAGTGACTGCGCGGTGCTGCAGAAGCCGTTCGACCTCGCGCGGCTGCTCGCGCTGGTGGACGCGATGCCCCCGGTGGCTGGCCAGCCGAACTGA
- a CDS encoding sigma 54-interacting transcriptional regulator has protein sequence MPPESVVSKLPATLGALKQSSWGDPARARRSVKDEIRGNLLARVQAGDTLLPGVIGYEETVLPQLVNALLSRHNFILLGLRGQAKSRILRALTALLDDEMPIVAGSEINDSPFAPISRYARTRIEEAGDDTPIAWVHRDQRYIEKLATPDVTIADIIGDVDPIRAARGGHLLSDELTIQFGMLPRANRGIFALNELPDLSGKVQVGLFNILQEGDVQIKGFPVRLPLDVLLCFTANPEDYTARGKIITPLKDRIGSEIMTHYPLTVDLGVAITRQEAWLRRDTVAISVPGFMSEVVERIAFEAREDKRIDRRSGVSQRMPISVLENVVSNAERRALQTGEDVAVPRMSDVYAALPAITGKIELEYEGELVGGDKIARELIRRAADATLAAAGKEFSSDEIVIWFDEGGALQVSADVAASTMCQAFATVPTLLDIVRALRLADPDDAGTTAAACELVLEALVARKKISRNDVGQYGRAIPEKRRRPNDHF, from the coding sequence CTGCCTCCGGAGTCCGTCGTGTCGAAATTGCCCGCCACCCTTGGAGCACTCAAGCAGTCGTCGTGGGGTGATCCCGCGCGCGCGCGCCGCTCCGTCAAGGACGAGATCCGCGGGAACCTGCTGGCCCGGGTGCAGGCGGGTGACACCCTGCTGCCGGGGGTGATCGGCTACGAGGAGACGGTCCTGCCGCAGCTCGTGAATGCCCTCCTGAGCCGGCACAACTTCATCCTGCTGGGCCTGCGCGGCCAGGCGAAGAGCCGCATCCTCCGCGCGCTCACCGCGCTGCTGGACGACGAGATGCCGATCGTGGCCGGCAGCGAGATCAACGACAGCCCGTTCGCACCGATCTCCCGCTACGCGCGCACCCGCATCGAGGAGGCCGGCGACGACACCCCCATCGCCTGGGTGCATCGCGACCAGCGCTACATCGAGAAGCTCGCCACCCCCGACGTCACCATCGCCGACATCATCGGTGACGTGGACCCGATCCGCGCCGCGCGTGGTGGACACCTGCTCAGCGACGAGCTCACGATCCAGTTCGGGATGCTGCCGCGCGCCAATCGCGGCATCTTCGCCCTCAACGAGCTCCCCGACCTCTCCGGCAAGGTGCAGGTCGGCCTGTTCAACATCCTCCAGGAAGGGGATGTCCAGATCAAGGGCTTCCCGGTGCGCCTGCCGCTCGACGTGCTGCTCTGCTTCACGGCCAACCCGGAGGACTACACGGCGCGTGGCAAGATCATCACGCCGCTGAAGGACCGCATCGGGAGCGAGATCATGACCCACTACCCGCTGACGGTGGACCTCGGGGTCGCGATCACGCGCCAGGAAGCGTGGCTCCGCCGCGACACCGTCGCCATCTCGGTCCCGGGGTTCATGTCGGAGGTCGTCGAGCGCATCGCGTTCGAGGCGCGCGAGGACAAGCGCATCGACCGCCGCAGCGGCGTGTCGCAGCGCATGCCCATCTCGGTGCTGGAGAACGTGGTGTCGAATGCCGAGCGGCGCGCGCTCCAGACCGGCGAGGACGTGGCGGTGCCGCGCATGAGTGACGTGTACGCCGCGCTGCCCGCCATCACCGGCAAGATCGAGCTGGAATACGAGGGCGAGCTGGTCGGCGGCGACAAGATCGCGCGCGAACTGATCCGCCGCGCGGCCGACGCGACGCTGGCAGCCGCCGGCAAGGAGTTCTCGAGCGACGAGATCGTGATCTGGTTCGACGAGGGGGGCGCGCTGCAGGTCTCCGCCGACGTCGCGGCGTCCACCATGTGCCAGGCCTTCGCGACGGTGCCGACCCTGCTGGACATCGTCCGCGCGCTCCGGCTGGCCGATCCGGACGATGCCGGCACCACCGCCGCCGCCTGCGAGCTGGTGCTCGAGGCGCTCGTCGCCCGCAAGAAGATCAGCCGGAACGACGTGGGGC
- a CDS encoding 4Fe-4S dicluster domain-containing protein, with protein MPELPAVSDHAATTRPCALPGTPLAGAAAGLDACVHCGFCLQACPTYLALGDENDSPRGRIVLMRGLLDGELSPTDTVVQQHIDRCLGCRGCETACPSGVPYGQLLEATRATLRESASPPLVARLLLAVFASPVLLPLALAGGRVARALRLPALLSRVPGRIGAGMAMLHSTRPVLATREYAPRGSGSRGPVALLTGCVMDGLFGATTSATRRTLVVNGYVLVDAPAQRCCGALHAHAGDLASARMLARANIVAFEAVPDALIAVNAAGCGAMLKEYAHLLHDDPAWRDRAAAVAARTRDATELLANAGPRPAALAAPLRITYDAPCHLQHAQRLVAPPLAVLDAIGNLERIPLEDSDQCCGSAGIYNLIEPGVSDAVLAPKLRHIAATGATLVATGNPGCLMQIGAGLARAGSTVRVAHPIDLLDAAYAAEPPR; from the coding sequence ATGCCTGAACTGCCGGCCGTGAGCGACCACGCGGCCACCACGCGGCCCTGCGCGCTGCCCGGCACGCCGCTGGCCGGCGCGGCCGCGGGACTCGATGCCTGCGTGCACTGCGGCTTCTGCCTGCAGGCGTGCCCCACCTACCTCGCGCTCGGCGACGAGAACGACAGCCCACGCGGGCGGATCGTGCTGATGCGCGGGCTGCTCGACGGGGAGCTGTCGCCCACCGATACGGTGGTGCAGCAGCACATCGACCGGTGCCTGGGCTGCCGCGGATGCGAGACGGCCTGCCCCAGCGGCGTGCCGTATGGCCAGCTGCTCGAGGCCACGCGCGCGACGCTGCGCGAATCCGCGTCGCCACCGCTGGTCGCGCGACTGCTCCTCGCCGTCTTCGCCTCGCCGGTGCTCCTGCCGCTGGCGCTGGCCGGCGGGCGGGTAGCCCGCGCACTGCGGCTCCCAGCCCTGCTCTCGCGCGTGCCGGGACGCATCGGTGCCGGGATGGCGATGCTCCACAGCACGCGGCCGGTCCTCGCAACCCGCGAGTACGCGCCGCGCGGCAGTGGATCGCGCGGGCCGGTCGCGCTGCTCACCGGCTGCGTCATGGACGGCCTCTTCGGCGCCACCACCAGCGCCACCCGCCGCACGCTGGTCGTGAACGGCTACGTGCTCGTCGACGCACCGGCGCAGCGCTGCTGCGGCGCGCTGCACGCACACGCCGGCGACCTGGCGTCGGCACGGATGCTCGCACGCGCCAACATCGTCGCCTTCGAGGCCGTGCCGGACGCGCTGATCGCGGTGAACGCCGCCGGCTGCGGGGCGATGCTCAAGGAGTACGCCCACCTGCTGCACGACGATCCGGCGTGGCGTGACCGCGCCGCCGCCGTGGCGGCGCGTACCCGCGATGCCACCGAACTGCTCGCCAACGCCGGTCCGCGGCCGGCGGCACTCGCCGCCCCCCTGCGCATCACCTACGATGCCCCGTGCCACCTGCAGCACGCACAGCGCCTGGTGGCACCTCCACTGGCGGTGCTCGACGCGATCGGCAACCTCGAGCGCATCCCGCTCGAGGACAGCGACCAGTGCTGCGGATCGGCCGGCATCTACAACCTGATCGAACCGGGGGTCTCCGACGCCGTGCTGGCCCCCAAGCTCCGGCACATCGCAGCGACCGGGGCCACCCTCGTCGCCACCGGCAACCCCGGCTGCCTGATGCAGATCGGCGCCGGGCTCGCGCGCGCGGGGAGCACCGTGCGCGTGGCCCACCCGATCGACCTGCTCGACGCCGCGTACGCCGCGGAGCCGCCACGCTGA
- a CDS encoding molybdopterin oxidoreductase family protein, translating into MPNTAEVVTTTVRGACPHDCPDTCATIVTVDASGRATRIQGAPDHPVTSGFLCAKVNRYLERTYHADRLTTPLRRVGPKGSGRFEPCSWDEVLREIGARLDAIRRGPHGPEAILPYSYAGTMGQLQGSSMDRRFFHAIGASRLNRTICAEAGRVGYMMTVGASVGTDLEGVPSADLVILWGTNTLTANPHLWPFILDARKAGARVICIDPVRTRTAEQCDEWIAPRPGTDAALALGIMHELFARDLVDHDYIERHTTGIDALRARAAEWPLARAAAVTGVAEDTIEALAVAYGTARAAFLRLNYGLQRHAGGGMAVRTIACLPALTGHWRRAGGGVSLSTSGAFAFDKAALQRPDLGPPARTINMSLLGEALTTPDAGVGGPPVDALIVYNSNPAAVAPDASAVRRGLAREDLFTVVLEHFQTDTADWADIVLPATTQLEHWDVHTAYGHYNASLNRPAIAPVGASLPNTEIFRRLAAVMQLDEPALRDDDLTLIRQALESNSALMQGVTFEALLDRGWVRLNVPRPYLPFANGAFLTPSGKCEFVSPRLAALGLDPVPTYIPPYESAESDPLLAARFPLQLISSPAHQFLNSSFVNIASLRRAAREPECVMHPDDAGLRGIADAQLVQVSNDRGAFQARVRISDGIRPGVAWAPSIWWTKLSPDGRNVNETTSQRLTDLGEAPVFYDNLVEITPIG; encoded by the coding sequence GTGCCGAATACTGCCGAGGTGGTGACCACGACCGTGCGCGGTGCGTGCCCGCACGACTGCCCGGACACCTGCGCCACGATCGTCACCGTCGACGCCTCTGGACGCGCGACGCGGATCCAGGGCGCCCCAGACCACCCGGTCACCAGCGGCTTCCTCTGTGCCAAGGTGAACCGCTACCTCGAGCGCACCTACCACGCCGACCGGCTCACCACGCCGCTGCGCCGCGTGGGGCCGAAGGGGAGCGGCCGTTTCGAGCCCTGCTCCTGGGACGAGGTGCTCCGGGAGATCGGCGCACGCCTCGACGCCATCCGCCGCGGACCGCATGGCCCCGAGGCCATCCTCCCCTATTCGTACGCCGGCACGATGGGACAGCTGCAGGGCAGTTCCATGGACCGGCGCTTCTTCCACGCCATCGGTGCGAGCCGGCTGAACCGGACGATCTGCGCCGAGGCCGGCCGCGTGGGCTACATGATGACGGTCGGCGCCAGCGTCGGCACCGACCTCGAAGGGGTGCCGTCGGCCGACCTCGTGATCCTGTGGGGCACCAACACCCTCACGGCCAATCCGCACCTCTGGCCGTTCATCCTCGATGCCCGGAAGGCCGGCGCGCGCGTCATCTGCATCGATCCGGTCCGCACCCGCACCGCCGAACAGTGCGACGAGTGGATCGCGCCGCGTCCCGGCACCGACGCCGCGCTCGCCCTCGGCATCATGCACGAGCTCTTCGCGCGCGACCTCGTCGACCACGACTACATCGAGCGCCACACCACCGGCATCGACGCGCTGCGCGCGCGTGCCGCCGAGTGGCCGCTGGCGCGTGCGGCGGCGGTGACGGGAGTGGCGGAGGACACGATCGAGGCGCTGGCGGTGGCCTATGGCACCGCGCGCGCCGCATTCCTGCGCCTCAACTACGGGCTGCAGCGGCACGCCGGCGGCGGGATGGCGGTGCGGACCATCGCCTGCCTGCCGGCACTCACCGGCCACTGGCGGCGCGCCGGTGGCGGCGTGAGCCTGTCCACCAGTGGCGCGTTCGCCTTCGACAAGGCGGCGCTGCAGCGCCCTGATCTCGGGCCGCCGGCGCGCACGATCAACATGAGCCTCCTCGGCGAGGCACTCACCACGCCGGATGCCGGCGTGGGCGGACCGCCGGTGGACGCCCTGATCGTCTACAACAGCAACCCGGCCGCGGTGGCCCCCGACGCCAGTGCCGTGCGCCGCGGCCTCGCGCGCGAGGACCTCTTCACCGTCGTCCTCGAGCACTTCCAGACCGACACCGCCGACTGGGCCGACATCGTGCTGCCGGCCACCACGCAGCTCGAGCACTGGGATGTGCACACCGCGTATGGGCACTACAACGCCTCGCTCAACCGGCCGGCCATCGCACCGGTCGGGGCGTCGCTGCCGAACACCGAGATCTTCCGTCGCCTCGCGGCCGTGATGCAGCTCGACGAACCGGCGCTGCGTGACGACGACCTCACCCTGATCAGGCAGGCACTCGAGTCCAACTCTGCGCTTATGCAGGGCGTGACGTTCGAGGCGCTGCTGGACCGGGGCTGGGTGCGCCTCAACGTCCCGCGCCCGTACCTCCCGTTCGCCAACGGCGCGTTCCTCACCCCCAGCGGGAAGTGCGAGTTCGTCTCGCCGCGCCTCGCGGCGCTCGGCCTGGACCCCGTGCCGACCTACATCCCGCCGTACGAGTCGGCGGAATCCGACCCACTGCTCGCCGCGCGGTTCCCCCTGCAGCTCATCTCGAGCCCGGCGCACCAGTTCCTCAACAGCTCGTTCGTCAACATCGCGTCGCTGCGGCGGGCGGCGCGCGAGCCGGAGTGCGTCATGCATCCCGACGATGCGGGACTGCGCGGGATCGCCGACGCCCAGCTCGTGCAGGTTTCCAACGACCGCGGTGCGTTCCAGGCGCGGGTCAGGATCAGCGACGGCATCCGGCCGGGCGTGGCGTGGGCACCGTCGATCTGGTGGACGAAACTCTCGCCCGATGGCCGCAACGTGAACGAGACCACCTCGCAGCGACTGACCGACCTCGGGGAGGCACCGGTGTTCTATGACAACCTCGTCGAGATCACCCCCATCGGCTGA
- a CDS encoding FAD-binding protein, translated as MAPGAGGAGNVMAPDAVSTPLLLPDTTAGVREIVGGAFAAREPLRIQGAGTWRQAGPPVCSLRTLSLAGLAGIIEYVPGDLTLTAWSGTTLAELSHATAAHGQWLGLDPAGARHGTIGATIATASAGPLAHAFGTPRDLVLGLECVTGYGEVVHAGGRVVKNVAGFDLVRLNTGAWGTLGPVTALTLRLRAVPVHDVTLAIRVDGEAHLATLLAILRAPTMSFLAMEWVDGDTARRLGVGDGTDIVLVRLGGNDAFVRGQRAAIENAASCAPTDPAVWAALATRDALAAVVARFSGPVSGLPSRIGMLRALRSRCQGSIVLHATVGRGIVRLIADEAEAPVRDVLSATAADERVIVERQPDAWWDDAPDAFATGLAGRVRAAFDPAHICNRRQAAHA; from the coding sequence ATGGCACCAGGCGCCGGCGGGGCGGGCAACGTGATGGCACCGGACGCGGTGTCCACGCCGCTGCTGCTGCCCGACACGACCGCAGGCGTGCGCGAGATCGTCGGCGGCGCCTTCGCGGCGCGTGAGCCGCTGCGCATCCAGGGCGCGGGCACCTGGCGGCAGGCGGGCCCACCGGTGTGCAGTCTGCGCACCCTGTCACTCGCCGGCCTGGCCGGCATCATCGAGTACGTGCCGGGCGACCTGACGCTCACCGCGTGGTCCGGCACCACGCTCGCCGAGCTGTCCCATGCCACGGCGGCACACGGGCAGTGGCTCGGGCTGGACCCGGCTGGCGCCCGGCACGGGACCATCGGCGCCACGATCGCCACCGCGTCCGCCGGCCCGCTCGCGCATGCATTCGGCACGCCGCGCGACCTCGTGCTGGGGCTGGAGTGCGTCACGGGCTACGGCGAGGTGGTGCACGCCGGCGGCCGCGTGGTGAAGAACGTCGCCGGCTTCGACCTCGTGCGCCTGAACACGGGCGCCTGGGGCACGCTGGGTCCGGTGACGGCACTCACGCTGCGCCTCCGCGCCGTGCCGGTGCATGACGTGACACTGGCGATCCGCGTGGACGGCGAGGCCCACCTCGCCACGCTGCTGGCCATCCTGCGCGCGCCGACGATGTCGTTCCTCGCGATGGAGTGGGTCGACGGTGACACCGCACGGCGCCTCGGTGTCGGCGACGGGACCGACATCGTGCTGGTGCGCCTTGGCGGGAACGACGCCTTCGTGCGCGGGCAGCGTGCCGCGATCGAGAACGCGGCATCCTGTGCGCCCACCGACCCCGCGGTCTGGGCCGCGCTCGCGACCCGCGATGCGCTCGCTGCGGTGGTGGCGCGCTTCAGCGGCCCGGTGAGCGGGTTGCCGTCGCGCATCGGCATGTTGCGCGCCCTGCGATCGCGCTGCCAGGGGTCGATCGTGCTGCATGCCACCGTCGGTCGCGGGATCGTCCGCCTCATCGCGGATGAGGCCGAGGCGCCGGTGCGGGACGTCCTCTCCGCGACTGCCGCGGACGAGCGGGTGATCGTCGAGCGCCAACCCGACGCCTGGTGGGACGACGCGCCGGATGCGTTCGCGACCGGCCTCGCCGGTCGCGTGCGGGCGGCGTTCGACCCGGCACACATCTGCAACCGTCGCCAGGCGGCACATGCCTGA